A stretch of the Euzebyales bacterium genome encodes the following:
- the fdhD gene encoding formate dehydrogenase accessory sulfurtransferase FdhD, which yields MAEQVTVRRRIRRIEGAAARPTVDTLAAEEPLEIRVGGEAVSVTMRTPGSDFELAAGFCLTEGLIDDPAAIAHVRYCAGTDPESGLQTYNVVDIALRGGGSIPVDLRRNVYTTSSCGICGTASIDAVRRDWPDIDDDVTVAAEVLAGLPDAMRRAQRVFDRTGGLHAAARFSVDGRLLDLREDVGRHNAVDKLIGTAALAGDLPLRGQVLMVSGRVAFEIVQKALRARIPVIAAVSAPTSLAVELAEQACLTLVGFVRDDHMNVYTSDERVT from the coding sequence ATGGCCGAGCAGGTCACGGTCAGGCGCCGCATCCGCCGCATCGAGGGCGCCGCGGCGCGTCCGACCGTCGACACGCTCGCCGCGGAGGAACCGCTCGAGATCAGGGTCGGCGGCGAGGCGGTGTCGGTCACGATGCGCACGCCGGGGTCCGACTTCGAGCTCGCCGCCGGCTTCTGCCTGACCGAGGGGCTGATCGACGACCCCGCCGCCATCGCGCACGTCCGCTACTGTGCGGGCACGGACCCGGAATCCGGGCTGCAGACCTACAACGTGGTCGACATCGCGCTGCGCGGCGGCGGCTCCATCCCCGTCGACCTGCGACGCAACGTCTACACCACGTCGTCGTGCGGCATCTGCGGCACGGCCAGCATCGACGCGGTGCGGCGGGACTGGCCGGACATCGACGACGACGTGACGGTGGCCGCCGAGGTCCTCGCCGGTCTGCCCGACGCCATGCGGCGCGCGCAGCGGGTGTTCGACCGGACCGGCGGCCTGCACGCAGCTGCTCGCTTCTCGGTCGACGGTCGACTGCTCGACCTGCGCGAGGACGTGGGCAGGCACAACGCGGTCGACAAGCTCATCGGCACGGCGGCGCTGGCGGGTGACCTGCCGCTGCGTGGCCAGGTGCTGATGGTGTCGGGACGCGTGGCGTTCGAGATCGTCCAGAAGGCGCTGCGGGCGCGGATCCCCGTGATCGCGGCGGTGTCGGCACCGACGTCGTTGGCCGTTGAGCTGGCGGAGCAGGCGTGCCTCACGCTGGTCGGCTTCGTCAGGGACGACCACATGAACGTCTACACGTCCGACGAGCGCGTGACCTGA